The following coding sequences are from one Nicotiana tabacum cultivar K326 chromosome 1, ASM71507v2, whole genome shotgun sequence window:
- the LOC142161927 gene encoding uncharacterized protein LOC142161927 encodes MPIRQQIVRQTLLVLFFLLSYDGVQGEIKLSELEDLELEKQLKLLNKPATKTIKTKYGDTYDCVDFYKQSAFDHPLLKNHNFHPQMKPTLTRTLHNSDISAANKLSSIWLKKKGCPFGTVPIRRVTKNDLIRHKHIPPPENIIEAQLTNRAIAQIPNNPNNKFAGAGMTANIYNPHVEGQQHSAVRLKIFKGYDVLQVGWRVDPTLYNDTNTRLYIHTQVGNMHCFNTLCSGFVLVNTELPVDMVFDEISHRGAKVVVEITMFIQRDPANGLWWLLIGENYDEVGFWPQRIFTDLASLATHVEFGGVVYIPPGGPKPPMGSSCFPIADPLYDAYCRRLHVLIDNNNETVPVDTTIAQAEDPNLYETKYGDIYDCVDFYKQPAFDHPLLKNQNFHPKMKPTLARTRQNSNTSATNWSSSIWLKERGCTFGTVPIKRVTKDDLIRHRRIPSPEAISSEVQFININNNSDPKRSYISSQGYKLASAQVQNNPNNKFSGAGMTSSLWNPHVEGQQNSACRLKIQKGSDILQVGWRVDPTLYKDNKTRLFVHFQAGNTHCFNALCPGFVLVNTGLPVDMVFDEISHRGDQQMAEITMFIDRDLANGNWWLLIGENHEQVGFWPQAIFTDLASFATNVEMGGVAYSPPGVPEPPMGAGCSLAVDPRYDAYCRRPNVLNDKGKTIPNECPT; translated from the exons ATGCCGATTCGTCAGCAAATTGTTCGACAAACTTTATTAGTGTTATTTTTTCTTCTGAGCTATGACGGAGTTCAAGGAGAAATAAAGCTATCCGAATTAGAGGATTTAGAGTTGGAGAAACAACTTAAATTGTTGAACAAGCCAGCGACCAAAACAATTAAG ACTAAATATGGAGATACTTATGATTGTGTGGATTTTTACAAACAATCTGCATTTGATCATCCGTTGTTAAAGAATCACAATTTCCATCCACAG ATGAAACCTACTTTAACTCGGACACTGCACAATTCAGATATCTCAGCAGCTAATAAGTTATCGAGCATATGGTTAAAGAAAAAAGGCTGCCCTTTTGGAACAGTTCCCATCAGAAGAGTTACCAAAAACGACCTTATTAGACACAAACATATTCCGCCGCCAGAAAATATCATTGAAGCTCAATTGACTAAT CGTGCAATAGCTCAAATTCcaaataatccaaataataaGTTTGCCGGAGCTGGAATGACAGCTAACATATATAATCCCCATGTTGAAGGTCAACAACACAGTGCAGTTCGATTGAAAATCTTCAAAGGATATGACGTTTTACAAGTTGGATGGAGA GTGGATCCAACACTATATAACGATACTAATACTAGACTTTATATACATACGCAG GTTGGTAATATGCATTGCTTCAATACACTATGTTCTGGATTTGTCCTCGTAAATACTGAGTTACCTGTTGATATGGTATTTGATGAGATTTCACATCGTGGAGCTAAAGTCGTAGTGGAGATCACAATGTTCATCCAACGG GATCCAGCCAATGGACTCTGGTGGCTTTTGATTGGTGAAAACTACGACGAGGTTGGTTTTTGGCCTCAAAGAATTTTTACTGACTTGGCAAGCTTGGCTACTCATGTTGAGTTTGGAGGAGTCGTATATATTCCACCAGGTGGGCCTAAACCTCCGATGGGCTCTAGTTGTTTTCCTATTGCAGATCCATTGTATGATGCTTATTGCAGGAGACTTCACGTTTTAATCGATAACAATAATGAGACGGTACCTGTAGACACAACGATTGCACAAGCTGAGGATCCTAATTTATATGAG ACGAAATATGGGGATATATACGATTGTGTTGATTTCTATAAACAACCTGCGTTCGATCATCCGttattaaaaaatcaaaattttcatcCCAAG ATGAAACCTACTTTAGCTAGGACGCGGCAAAATTCAAATACCTCAGCAACTAATTGGTCATCTAGCATATGGTTAAAGGAAAGAGGTTGTACTTTCGGAACAGTTCCTATTAAAAGAGTTACTAAAGATGACCTTATTAGACACAGACGTATTCCGTCACCAGAAGCTATATCATCTGAAGTTCAATTTATTAAT ATTAACAACAATAGTGACCCAAAAAGAAGTTACATATCCTCGCAGGGATACAAG CTTGCATCAGCCCAAGTTCAGAATAATCCAAATAATAAGTTTTCGGGAGCCGGAATGACATCTAGTTTATGGAATCCTCATGTTGAAGGTCAACAAAACAGTGCATGccgactaaaaattcaaaaaggaTCAGATATTTTACAAGTTGGTTGGAGA GTGGATCCAACATTATACAAGGACAATAAGACTAGGCTTTTTGTACATTTTCAG GCTGGTAATACACATTGCTTCAATGCACTATGTCCTGGATTTGTCCTAGTAAATACTGGATTACCTGTTGATATGGTCTTTGATGAGATTTCACACCGTGGAGATCAACAAATGGCAGAGATCACAATGTTTATCGACCGG GATCTCGCTAATGGAAACTGGTGGCTTTTGATTGGTGAAAACCACGAACAAGTTGGTTTTTGGCCTCAAGCGATTTTCACTGACTTGGCAAGCTTTGCTACTAACGTTGAGATGGGAGGAGTTGCATATAGTCCACCAGGTGTGCCTGAACCTCCAATGGGCGCCGGTTGTTCGCTTGCTGTAGATCCTAGGTATGATGCTTATTGTCGGAGACCTAATGTTTTAAACGATAAAGGTAAGACGATACCCAATGAATGTCCAACTTAG